The following DNA comes from Novosphingobium sp. PP1Y.
CTTCTCGCGACCGAATTCGGCGTGGCCGAGGCGCAGGCGCTCCTCGGTGGCAGCATAGAGTTCGCCGATAAGCTGGCGCTTCCAGCTGTTCCAGGTTCCGGGGCCGACGGCGCGGATATCGACGATGGTCAGCATCGTCAGCTGGCGCAGGCGGTCGAGCGACTGCACGACCTGCACGAAATCGGTGATCGTCTTGGCGTCCGAGAGGTCGCGCTTGAAGGCAGTGGCGGAAAGCAGCAGGTGCTGGCGCACCAGCCAGCTCACCAGCTCGGTCTCGTCCTCGTCGAGTCCGAAGCGCGGGCACAGCTTGAGCGCGATCTCTGCGCCCAGCACCGAATGGTCCCCGCCCCGCCCCTTGGCGATGTCATGCAGCAAGACCGAGGCATAGAGCGCGCGGCGTGAACGGACCTTGTGGACGATGTCGTGCGCCAGCGGGTGATCGTTCTTCAGCTCGCCCTTCTCGATCCGCGAGAGCAGGCCGATCGCCCGGATCGTGTGCTCGTCCACCGTGTAGTGGTGGTACATGTCGAATTGCATCTGCGCATTGACGCGTCCGAACTCGGTCACGAAGCGGCCGAACACACCCGCCTCGTTGAAGGCGCGCAAGGAGATTTCGGGATTGTTGCGACTGGTGAGCAGTTCCATGAACAGCTCGTTGGCTCGCTTGTCGCGGCGCACGTCTCCCTTGATCAATACGGCATCGCGGGAGATCAGGCGCATCGTCTCGGGATGGATTTCGAGCCCCTCCTTGTCGGCCAGCACGAAGATCTCGAGCATGCGCACCGGATCGCTTTCGAACCAGTCGTCGCTCGGCGCCTTGATGCGCCCGCCGAAGACCTTGTAGCCCTTGAGCGTGCGGGGCTTGGCGCGAAACCCGGCCAGCAGGCCGCGCGGCTGCTTGCGCGCGAACTGCTCGTCGAGCTGGGCGAGGAACACCCCGGTCAGGTTGCCGACGACTTTCGCCTGCAGGAAGAAGAAGTGCATGAAGCGCTCGACCGCGCTCTTGCCGGGCCGGTCGGCATAGTTCATCCGCGCCGCAACCTCGCGCTGCATGTCGAAGGTCAGGCGATCCTCGGCCCGCTTGGTGATCGTGTGCAGATGGCAGCGCACCGCCCAGAAGAAGTTCTCGGCGCGGCGGAACGCCTTGTATTCCTTGGACGTAAGCAAGCCGACCTGCACCAGTTCGGACGGGTCGCGCACCTTGTGGATGTACTTGCCGATCCAGTAAAGCGTGTGCAGGTCGCGCAGCGAGCCCTTGCCTTCCTTGACGTTGGGCTCGACCACGTAACGGCTATCGCCCATGCGCTTGTGCCGTTCTTCGCGCTCGGCCAGCTTCTCGACCACGAACTGGCGTTCGGTGCCGGAAACCACATCGCTCCAGAAGCGTTGGCGCGCTTCCTCGTAGAGATCCTGGTCGCCCCAGACGTAGCGCCCTTCCAGCATGGCTGTGCGGATCGTCAGGTCCGAGCGGCTCATCTTCACCATCTCGTCGAGCGAGCGACTCGAGTGCCCGATCTTGAGGCCCAGGTCCCAGAGGAAATAGAGCATCGCCTCGATCACCTGTTCGCACCACGGCGTCTGCTTGATCGGGGTAAGGAAGGCGATGTCGACGTCCGAATGCGGCGCCATTTCACCGCGGCCATAGCCACCCACGGCCATGATCGTCAGGCGCTCCCCGCGCGAGCGATTGCTGACCGGATAGACATTTTCGACCACGTGATCGTGAATCACCCGCATGAGCTGGTCGACCAGGAAGGCCTGCGCCTCGGCCACGTCGTGCCCGGCGGAAGGCTTGCCGGTCAGACGTTCGGCAATTTCTGCGCGCCCCGCATCCAGCGCGCCGCGCAGCACATCGACAATGGCGCGGCGCGCCTTGGTGTGGCCGGACTCGTCAACCAGCTTGTCGATGGACAGGACCAGGGCACGGCGGTCGATGACGGAACGCGGGGAGGGAATGCGGATGACGCTCATATCCCATGACTTCTAGACGGCGCGGGCCTCAAGGGAAACCCGCTCTCGGTGAAGATCGCGAACGCGCCGCCCGAACGCCATTTTCGCGATGAACCGGCAAAACCCGGCTATCTTCGCCCCTCCCACTATGCCAGAAGGCCGCCAAGCAGCCGCCGGTCCCGGCGGACACGGTAACGCAAAAACACGAGGTCGAACGCTTGTCCCTGCTGACCCTTGCCGCTGCTGCCGCACAGGCACACGAACCGATTCACTGGGTCGACCTGGGCCTGAAGAACTATCTCTTCCGGATCGGCAGCTTCGAGCTGCGCTGGTACTCGCTCGCCTATCTGGCCGGCATCGTGCTGGGCTACTGGCACCTCTCACGCATGATCAGGTCACCGGGCGCGCCCCTGGCACAACGCCATGCCGACGACCTGTTCTTCTACTGCACGCTCGGCATCATCCTGGGCGGCAGGCTCGGCTATGCCACGTTCTACACCGGCGGCAACACCGGCATTCCCAGCCTCTGGACCCACCCGACAGAGCTGCTTTCGCTGTGGCACGGCGGAATGAGCTTTCATGGCGGCCTTATCGGCGTGCTGCTGGCAATGCTCTGGGTTTCGTGGCGCGGCGGACTGAACTTCGTGCGCGTGGCGGACTACCTTTCGGTCTGTGTGCCCTTCGGCATGATGTTCGGACGCCTCGCCAATTTCGTGAACGGCGAACTCTGGGGCCGCGTGGTCACCAATCCGAACCTGCCCTGGGCGATGGTCTTTCCCGATGCGCCGGACCAGCTCCCGCGCCACCCCAGCCAGCTTTACGAAGCCGGGCTGGAGGGCCTGCTGATGATCGTCATCATGCTCACCCTATACTGGAAGACGCGCGCACGCTTCCGTCCCGGCCTGCTGGTGGGTGTATTTACCGTCGGCATCGGCTGCGCCCGTTTCTTCGTCGAGTTCTTCCGCGAACCTGATGCCCAGCTTGAGGACTTCGCCCGTGAAACCGGGCTTTCGATGGGTCAGTGGCTGACGATCCCGCTGATCCTGCTGGGACTGTTCATGATCGCCCGCGCCCTCGCCAAACCGGCGCTTGCCAGCGGTAGGCCCGCCACCGCCTGATGACCGGCATCGAGGACAGCCGCGACCCGCTGGATGCGATCTTCCGGCGGCTGATCGCCAATTACGGCCCGATCACGCTCATGCACTACATGGGCGAATCGAATGCGCGTTACTACTCGGGCAAGGATCCGCTGGGCAGCGCGGGCGACTTCATCACTGCGCCCGAAATCAGCCAGATGTTCGGCGAGCTCATCGGCCTGTGGCTGGCCGACATGTGGATACGCGCCGGACGCAGCGACAAGGTCCACTACGTCGAACTCGGACCCGGCCGCGGCACGCTGGCGCGCGATGCGCTCAGGGCCATGAAGAAGTACGGCCTCGAACCCAAGGTCCACTTCGTCGAGAGTTCGGCCGCGCTCAAGGACATCCAGCTTGCCGCAGTGCCGCAGGCGCAGTGGCATGACGACATGTCCACCCTGCCTGCGCGCGGCCCACTGCTGATCGTGGGCAACGAATTCCTCGATGCACTGCCGATCCGACAGCTGGTCAAGACCGCGCAGGGCTGGCGCGAGCGCATGGTCGGCCTCGACGACGACGAACGCTTCATCCCGGTCGCGGGGGACAAGCCGATGGACGCCGCGATTCCAGAGGCGCGGCGCGAGGCCGAGGACGGCACCCTGATCGAGACCTGCCCGGGCGCGGCCTCGGTCACTTACGAGATTTCGGGCAGGCTGCTGGCGCAAGGCGGCGCAGCCCTGCTGATCGACTACGGATACGACGAGCCGCGCACCGGCTCGACCCTGCAGGCGCTGCGCGAACACAAGATGGTCGATCCTTTCGCCATGCCGGGCGAGGCCGACCTCACGGCGCATGTGGACTTTGCAGCAATGGCCAATGTCGTGCAGGCGCGCGGCGTGCGGCACCTAGGTACTGTCACGCAGGGCCACTGGCTGCGCGCGCTGGGGATCGAGGCGCGGGCGCAGAGCCTGGCCAAGGTCGCCCCGCAGCATGCAGAGGCGATCCAGTCGGCGATGCACCGCCTGGTTGCCGAGGACCAGATGGGCTCGCTGTTCAAGGTCATGGGCATCGGTGCGCCGGAATGGCCGCTCGGCGCAGGGTTCTGACCGCGCCGAGACCGATGTCGGTCAGTTCCTGCGTTCGATGGCCCGCTGCTCCTGCGGCACCTGCCGCACCGGAACCGCTCCGATCCACTGCTGGAAGGCATCGGTATCGACCATGCCCTTGCGGACATCCCTGCCCCTGGTGAAAGTGACGAAGCCGTCGCCGCCCTCGGCCAGGAAGTTATTCACGGTCACGCGGTAGTCGGCCTGCGCATCGACGGGCTTGCCGCCGATCGTCAAGGTCAGCAGGCGCTCACCCGCAGGACGCCCCAAGTCGTAGGTAAAGTGCACGTTTGCGGAAGGAGCGAGGACCTGCTGGACTTTCGCCCGGCTCAGCCCGTCCTCGATCGCATCGCGCACTTGCGAGCCGGTCAGCGTCATCGTCACCAGGGTATTGTTGAAGGGCTGGACCGCATAGATCTGCCCGAAGGTCACTTCGCCGCCCGCTCCCGGATCGATCGGCGCGCGGATGCCGAAGGGGTTGGTGAAGGCGATCTGCGCCCCGGCCTCACGGCTGGCGGCAAGCTGTGCATCGGCGATCAGATTGCCCAGCGAACCGCCGGTCATGCCCTCGTTCGCCGCCTTCGAGGCCGGCCCTGACAAGCGCCCCACGGGCCGCGAGACTTGCGCCTGTGCATCCTCGACATAGCGCGCGACATAGGCGCTGACGTCGGCGCGCGGCCGGAACGCGGGATAAAGCGCCGTATTGGCAACGGCCCCGCGCCCGCTGGAATAGGCCTGCGACTGGACGATGACGTTGTGCGCCTTCTTGGCGAGAACGCGATGGCTTGCAGGGTCGATGGTAAGCGTGATGTCGGTCACTGCCTTGCCGTAGACATTCGCGCTCGTCAGCAGGATCGGCCGCGACGGATCGATTTCTCCGTAATTGCAGACATAGGCCCAGTGGGTGTGGCCCGAGACGACGACGTCGACGCGCGGATCGATCCTGGCAAGGATCGGCAGGATGCCGCCGTTCAGCCCCTCGCAGCCATTGGGATCGGATTCGCCGGTCGTCTTGCCGCCCTGGTGGATCAGCACGACGATGGCATCGGCCCCCGCTGCCTTGAGGCGAGGCACCTCTCGGTTGATCGCCTCGGCCTCGTCCCCGAAGATCAGTCCCCGGATCTGCTCTGGCGCGACCAGCGTGGGCACTTCGCGCAGCGAGAGGCCGATGAAACCGACTGTCACCTTGCTTGCGCCCGAACCGAAGGTCTTCATCCCCGTGGCAGGAAACAGCGTCGAACCGTCCGGCTTGTATGTGCTGGCCGCGAGATACCGGTAGCCTGCGCCCTTGAATTGCTCGAGCTGGCAAGGCTGGAGCCGCGTGTATTTCTCGCAGCCGCCATCCTGCAGGCGCTGCAGTTCCTTCCAGCCGCGGTCGAATTCGTGGTTGCCGACCGCGTTGAACTCGAGCCCGATGCGGTTCATCACGCCGACCGCAGGCTCATCGAGATGCAGCGAGGAGGCAAGCTGCGAAGCACTGGTCAGGTCGCCGGCGGCCACGACCACATTGTTGGGATGCTCGGCCTTGAGCGAATCGACGGCCGAGGCGAGCCATGCCGCCCCGCCTGCCGGCACCGCGACCGTGCCGCCCTTCCCGTCCGGCGCCCCGACGGAAGCCTTCGGCGGCTCAAGCGCGCCGTGGAAATCGTTGATGGCGATGATCCCCACTTCAACGGGCGCGGCCGTCTGGTCTATCGCCTGGGGGGTAGTGCAGGCCGCCAGCAGACCAAGCAGGGCAAGGGAAAGTAAGCGTTTCATGGAAGCGGCTTATCTCGCCTGAAAATGACGGCGGCAAGACGAAGACGCGCGAACAGGGGCCACGATCGCGGCATCGCCGATTCTTTGCAGGCGGGGGTTGCAAGGCGCCCGATGCGCCCCCACCTGCTGCAGTGCAACATTCCCATGAGCAGGACCCTGCCATGAATGCCCATAGCCACGCGCCTGATGGCGACACGCAAACCGTACTCGTCCTGCAGGGAGGCGGCGCACTCGGCGCCTACCAGGCCGGCGTGTTCGAAGCTCTGGCCGAACACGGCGCGGCGCCGGACTGGATCGCGGGAATCTCGATCGGCGCGATCAATGCCGCGATCATCGCCGGAAATGCGCCCGAAGACCGCTTGCCGCAGCTGCGTCGTTTCTGGGACCTGGTCTCCTCGGAATTGCAATTCCATCTTGACGAGCGCATCGGCTTCGCCCGCCGCGCCTTCAACGAAGCCTCGGCCTTCCTTGCCGCGACCGTCGGCATTCCCGGCTTCTACAATCCGCGCCTGTTCCCGCCGCTCAACCCGGAATGGCCGGCGGAGCTCGATTCGCTCAGCTACTACGACACCGCGCCCTTGCGTGCGACCTTGCTCGAACTAGTCGATTTCGACCGGATCAACCGCTGCGAGACCCATTTCAGCGTCGGTGCAGTGAACGTGCTCAATGGCAACTTCGCCTATTTCGACAATCGCGAACGCACGATCGGCCCCGAACACATCATGGCCAGCGGCGCGCTTCCCCCCGGTTTCCCGCCGGTCCAGATCGACGGCGAATGGTACTGGGACGGCGGCCTCGTTTCCAACACCCCGCTGCAATACGTGCTCGACAACCGCAGCCAGTGCGAGATGACGGTGTTCCAGGTGGACCTGTTCAGCTCTCGCGGGGAAGAGCCGCGCACGATGGCCGATGTCGCCCAGCGCGAGAAGGACATCCGCTACTCCAGCCGCACCCGCCTCAACACCGACATGTCCCGCCGCCTCCATGCCTTGCGCGCAGCGGCGCATCGCCTCGCCGACCGGCTGCCCGAGGAATTCAGGGACGATCCCGATCTTGCCGCGCTGCTTTCGTGCCGCCCGGCCGGGCCGGTTGCGGTGATGCACCTGATCAATCGCGGAAAACCATACGAATCCAATTCGAAGGACTACGAGTTCTCGCGCATGACGGTTAACGAGCACTGGGACGCGGGCAAGGCGGACGCGATCCACTCGCTCGATCATCCGGACTGGACGGGCCGCCGCCTGCGGCCCGATGAGATCATTACGTTCGACCTCGCCAGCGATTGCCGCTGAGCATCCGAAAGAGAGCAGGAGCAGGTACATGAAGCTGAAGGACAAGGTCTGCATCGTCACCGGCGCGGCGAGCGGGATCGGCAATGCCATCGCGCACCGCTACGCCGCCGAGGGCGGCAAGGTGGCGATTGCCGATCTGAACATCGATGCGGCAGAGAAGGCAGCTTCGGACATCCGCGAGAAGTTCTCCGTCGAGGCGATGGCCGTGGCCATGGACGTAACCAGCGAGGAACAGGTCAACGATGGCGTCGCCAAGGTCGTCGATGCCTGGGGCACGGTTGACGTCCTCGTGTCCAACGCGGGAATCCAGATCGTCAACCCAATCGAGGAATTCGCCTTCGCCGACTGGAAGAAGATGCTCGCCATTCACCTAGACGGCGCATTCCTGACTTCCAAGGCGGTGATCCCGCACATGTACCGGCAGAAGTCCGGCTCGATCATCTTCATGGGCTCGGTCCACTCCAAGGAAGCGAGCCCGCTCAAGTCCGCCTACGTCACCGCCAAGCATGGCCTGCTCGGCCTTTCGCGGGTGATCGCCAAGGAAGGCGGCAGGAAAGGCGTGCGCACCAACGTGATCTGCCCGGGCTTCGTGAAGACCCCGCTGGTCGACAAGCAGATCCCCGAACAGGCCAAGGAACTGGGCATTTCCGAAGAGGAAGTCGTCAGCAAGGTCATGCTCGGCCAGACCGTCGACACAGAGTTCACCACGGTCGAGGACATCGCCGAAGTGGCGCTGTTCTTCGCTGCCTTCGAAACCAATGCGCTCACCGGCCAGTCGCTGATCGCCAGCCACGGCTGGTGCATGGAATGAGGGCCTGACGCCGCCGCCTTACAGGCCGATTTCCTCGCGGGGCGCTCAGCCCTGCGAGGCAGTCAATAGACGTTCAAGCGCCGCATCCAGCCCGATCAGGGGCAGCAGGGCGGCCATGTCCGGCCCATGCTCGCGCCCGGTCAGCGCCTGGCGCAGCGGCAGGAACAGCGCCTTGCCCTTGCGCCCGGTTGCATCCTTGAGCGCGCCGGTCAGCGCCTTCCAGGCATCGGCCTGCCAGTCCATCGCCGTCAGCGTCTGCGCCGCCAGCGCAAGGTAGGCCTTCGCCTCGTCGTCGAATGCAGGCGCCTCGACCGGGCCGGTCACGACCTGCCACCAGTCCGCCGCCTCATGAACGTGCGAGAGGTTGGGCCGCACCGTTTCCCAGGCCGCGGCGTCCATGCCCTCCGGCAAGCGACCCGCGGCGGCCTCGTAAGGCATGACATGGACGATGGCGGCGTTGATGCGTTCCAGTTCCGCCTCGTCGAAGCGCGCAGGCGCTCGGCCGAAACGGGACAGGTCGAAACTTTCCGCGAGCGCCGGCCCGTCCAGCGCGGGATCGACCGGGTCCGAGGTCCCGAGACGCCCCAACAGGGCAACGACGGCCTGCGGCTCGATACCCGCCTCGCGGAAATGCGCGACGCCCAGCGAGCCAAGCCGCTTGGACAGCTTGCCCTCGGTGCCGACCAGCAGCGCCTCGTGCGCGAAACGCGGCGGCGCGGCGCCCAGTGCTTCGAACATCTGGACTTGGGCGGCGGTGTTCGACACGTGATCCTCACCGCGCAGGATGTCGGTAACGCCCATGTCCACGTCGTCGATGGCCGAAGGCAACATATAGAGCCATGAACCGTCGGCGCGGCGGATCACCGGGTCCGACATCTGCGCCGGATCGAAGTGCTGGGGACCGCGAATGCCGTCCTCCCACGCGATCGCGCTTTCGCGGTCGAGCAGGAAACGCCAGTGCGGCATTTCGCCCGCCGCGATCTTCGCCGCCTTCTCCTCATCACCGAGGTTCAGCGCCGCCCGGTCATAGATCGGCGGCAACCCCCGGCCGAGCAGGACCTTGCGCTTGAGTTCCAGTTCCTGCGGACTTTCCCAGCAGGGATAGACCCGCCCTGCGGCTTTGAGCCGCTCGAACTCGCGCTCATAAAGCGCGAAGCGGGCAGACTGGCGCTCCTCGCCCTCCGGGTGGATCCCGAGCCAGGCGAGGTCGGCGCGAATCGCCTCGACGTACTCCTCGCGGCTGCGTGCGGCATCGGTATCGTCGATGCGCAGCACGAAGCGTCCTCCCGCCTGCTCGGCCAGCAGCCAGTTATGCAGCGCCGTGCGGATATTGCCGACATGCAGGTGCCCGGTGGGCGAAGGAGCGAAGCGCGTGGTGACCGTCATGGCCGCTGCGATTACGGCGCGCAGTGCGCGGCGTCAAAGGGACAGTTCGCTCTTGCCTTGGATCACCCGCCACTCGGCAGGAGAACGGCCGCCCCCCCGGACTGTGCCCGCACGCAGCGCCGCCAGCGCCCCTGCCGCCTGGTCGAGCGGGAAGGTCTGGGTGGCGATGCGCAGGTCGGCGCGCTGCGCGGCTTCGAAGAAGCTCGTGCCATCCTCCCGGGTCAGGTTGGCAACCGAAAGGATGTGCCGTTCGCCCCACAGGTCGGCGTAAGGGAACGAAGGGATGTCGCTCATGTGGATGCCCGCGCACACGACCCGCCCGCCCTTGCGCACGGCCTTGAGCGCAAGCGGCACCAGTTCGCCCACCGGCGCGAAGATCAGGGCGGCGTCGAGTTCTTCCGGGGGCGCTTCGCTCGATCCACCGGCCCACACGCAGCCGAGCGAGCGGGCGAAGGCCTGGCCTTGGAGGTCGCCATCGCGCGTGAAGGCGTGAACACGCCGTCCCTGCCACACCGCGATCTGGGCAAGGATATGCGCCGCCGCACCGAAACCGTAGAGCCCGATCACCGGGGCCTGCCCGGCAAGGCGCAGGGCCCGCCAGCCGATCAGGCCCGCACACAGGAGCGGGGCGGCCTCCACGTCGGAAAAGCGCTCGGGCAGCGCGAAGCAGAAATGGGCATCGGCAGTCACGTGGGTGGCATAGCCGCCGTCGCGCGTGGCGCCCGTGAACTGCGGCCGGTCGCATAGGTTCTCCTGCCCATCCCGGCAATAGCGGCAATCCCCGCAGCTATGGCCAAGCCAGGGGATGCCGACCCTCTCACCGACGGCAAAGCCCGACACGCCCTCTCCCAGCGCGACGACGTGCCCGACGATCTCGTGCCCCGGAATGACCGGATAGTGCGCCGCCACTTCGCCATCGAGAACATGCAGGTCGGTGCGGCAGACACCACAGGCAGCGATCTTCACCAGCACTTCGCCCGCCCCGGGCTGTGGCACCGGCCTCTCCACGCGCCGCGGCGCCTGATGCGGACCGTCGATCTGCATCGCCGTCATCAAGTCCATCGCCGTTCCCTTCCTGCCTCGCCCGGTGGCCGGAACGGGAAGTTTACGCCCTGGGGCCGGGAAACAGAAGCGCCGAGACGATTCTCAGGTCGACGAGCTGCCCGCTGTGCCCAGCGGCACGTCGCTGACTTCACCGCCGCTGCGGAAGGCGTGGG
Coding sequences within:
- a CDS encoding [protein-PII] uridylyltransferase; this translates as MSVIRIPSPRSVIDRRALVLSIDKLVDESGHTKARRAIVDVLRGALDAGRAEIAERLTGKPSAGHDVAEAQAFLVDQLMRVIHDHVVENVYPVSNRSRGERLTIMAVGGYGRGEMAPHSDVDIAFLTPIKQTPWCEQVIEAMLYFLWDLGLKIGHSSRSLDEMVKMSRSDLTIRTAMLEGRYVWGDQDLYEEARQRFWSDVVSGTERQFVVEKLAEREERHKRMGDSRYVVEPNVKEGKGSLRDLHTLYWIGKYIHKVRDPSELVQVGLLTSKEYKAFRRAENFFWAVRCHLHTITKRAEDRLTFDMQREVAARMNYADRPGKSAVERFMHFFFLQAKVVGNLTGVFLAQLDEQFARKQPRGLLAGFRAKPRTLKGYKVFGGRIKAPSDDWFESDPVRMLEIFVLADKEGLEIHPETMRLISRDAVLIKGDVRRDKRANELFMELLTSRNNPEISLRAFNEAGVFGRFVTEFGRVNAQMQFDMYHHYTVDEHTIRAIGLLSRIEKGELKNDHPLAHDIVHKVRSRRALYASVLLHDIAKGRGGDHSVLGAEIALKLCPRFGLDEDETELVSWLVRQHLLLSATAFKRDLSDAKTITDFVQVVQSLDRLRQLTMLTIVDIRAVGPGTWNSWKRQLIGELYAATEERLRLGHAEFGREKRIAAKKAAVEALEPANAALIEKVGAKFVDSYWIAESEDVIAKNLAQLEAAEALGHALSIHTEYYQAHGATLVTVIASDHPGLFYRIAGGIHLAGGNIIDARIHTTRTGRAVDNFLVQDPLGRPFMEESQLERLRTSIENALANRIKILPQLVAKPDARPRADAFEVRPRVIFDNKASNRFTVVEVNARDRPALLNRLAHALFESKLMVYSAHVATYGERAADTFYVTDLLGEKLTATSRLKALERRLLDAASERTVEEVAA
- the lgt gene encoding prolipoprotein diacylglyceryl transferase produces the protein MSLLTLAAAAAQAHEPIHWVDLGLKNYLFRIGSFELRWYSLAYLAGIVLGYWHLSRMIRSPGAPLAQRHADDLFFYCTLGIILGGRLGYATFYTGGNTGIPSLWTHPTELLSLWHGGMSFHGGLIGVLLAMLWVSWRGGLNFVRVADYLSVCVPFGMMFGRLANFVNGELWGRVVTNPNLPWAMVFPDAPDQLPRHPSQLYEAGLEGLLMIVIMLTLYWKTRARFRPGLLVGVFTVGIGCARFFVEFFREPDAQLEDFARETGLSMGQWLTIPLILLGLFMIARALAKPALASGRPATA
- a CDS encoding class I SAM-dependent methyltransferase, whose product is MTGIEDSRDPLDAIFRRLIANYGPITLMHYMGESNARYYSGKDPLGSAGDFITAPEISQMFGELIGLWLADMWIRAGRSDKVHYVELGPGRGTLARDALRAMKKYGLEPKVHFVESSAALKDIQLAAVPQAQWHDDMSTLPARGPLLIVGNEFLDALPIRQLVKTAQGWRERMVGLDDDERFIPVAGDKPMDAAIPEARREAEDGTLIETCPGAASVTYEISGRLLAQGGAALLIDYGYDEPRTGSTLQALREHKMVDPFAMPGEADLTAHVDFAAMANVVQARGVRHLGTVTQGHWLRALGIEARAQSLAKVAPQHAEAIQSAMHRLVAEDQMGSLFKVMGIGAPEWPLGAGF
- a CDS encoding bifunctional UDP-sugar hydrolase/5'-nucleotidase — protein: MKRLLSLALLGLLAACTTPQAIDQTAAPVEVGIIAINDFHGALEPPKASVGAPDGKGGTVAVPAGGAAWLASAVDSLKAEHPNNVVVAAGDLTSASQLASSLHLDEPAVGVMNRIGLEFNAVGNHEFDRGWKELQRLQDGGCEKYTRLQPCQLEQFKGAGYRYLAASTYKPDGSTLFPATGMKTFGSGASKVTVGFIGLSLREVPTLVAPEQIRGLIFGDEAEAINREVPRLKAAGADAIVVLIHQGGKTTGESDPNGCEGLNGGILPILARIDPRVDVVVSGHTHWAYVCNYGEIDPSRPILLTSANVYGKAVTDITLTIDPASHRVLAKKAHNVIVQSQAYSSGRGAVANTALYPAFRPRADVSAYVARYVEDAQAQVSRPVGRLSGPASKAANEGMTGGSLGNLIADAQLAASREAGAQIAFTNPFGIRAPIDPGAGGEVTFGQIYAVQPFNNTLVTMTLTGSQVRDAIEDGLSRAKVQQVLAPSANVHFTYDLGRPAGERLLTLTIGGKPVDAQADYRVTVNNFLAEGGDGFVTFTRGRDVRKGMVDTDAFQQWIGAVPVRQVPQEQRAIERRN
- a CDS encoding patatin-like phospholipase family protein, which produces MNAHSHAPDGDTQTVLVLQGGGALGAYQAGVFEALAEHGAAPDWIAGISIGAINAAIIAGNAPEDRLPQLRRFWDLVSSELQFHLDERIGFARRAFNEASAFLAATVGIPGFYNPRLFPPLNPEWPAELDSLSYYDTAPLRATLLELVDFDRINRCETHFSVGAVNVLNGNFAYFDNRERTIGPEHIMASGALPPGFPPVQIDGEWYWDGGLVSNTPLQYVLDNRSQCEMTVFQVDLFSSRGEEPRTMADVAQREKDIRYSSRTRLNTDMSRRLHALRAAAHRLADRLPEEFRDDPDLAALLSCRPAGPVAVMHLINRGKPYESNSKDYEFSRMTVNEHWDAGKADAIHSLDHPDWTGRRLRPDEIITFDLASDCR
- a CDS encoding 3-hydroxybutyrate dehydrogenase; translated protein: MKLKDKVCIVTGAASGIGNAIAHRYAAEGGKVAIADLNIDAAEKAASDIREKFSVEAMAVAMDVTSEEQVNDGVAKVVDAWGTVDVLVSNAGIQIVNPIEEFAFADWKKMLAIHLDGAFLTSKAVIPHMYRQKSGSIIFMGSVHSKEASPLKSAYVTAKHGLLGLSRVIAKEGGRKGVRTNVICPGFVKTPLVDKQIPEQAKELGISEEEVVSKVMLGQTVDTEFTTVEDIAEVALFFAAFETNALTGQSLIASHGWCME
- the gltX gene encoding glutamate--tRNA ligase: MTVTTRFAPSPTGHLHVGNIRTALHNWLLAEQAGGRFVLRIDDTDAARSREEYVEAIRADLAWLGIHPEGEERQSARFALYEREFERLKAAGRVYPCWESPQELELKRKVLLGRGLPPIYDRAALNLGDEEKAAKIAAGEMPHWRFLLDRESAIAWEDGIRGPQHFDPAQMSDPVIRRADGSWLYMLPSAIDDVDMGVTDILRGEDHVSNTAAQVQMFEALGAAPPRFAHEALLVGTEGKLSKRLGSLGVAHFREAGIEPQAVVALLGRLGTSDPVDPALDGPALAESFDLSRFGRAPARFDEAELERINAAIVHVMPYEAAAGRLPEGMDAAAWETVRPNLSHVHEAADWWQVVTGPVEAPAFDDEAKAYLALAAQTLTAMDWQADAWKALTGALKDATGRKGKALFLPLRQALTGREHGPDMAALLPLIGLDAALERLLTASQG
- a CDS encoding zinc-dependent alcohol dehydrogenase family protein, whose amino-acid sequence is MDLMTAMQIDGPHQAPRRVERPVPQPGAGEVLVKIAACGVCRTDLHVLDGEVAAHYPVIPGHEIVGHVVALGEGVSGFAVGERVGIPWLGHSCGDCRYCRDGQENLCDRPQFTGATRDGGYATHVTADAHFCFALPERFSDVEAAPLLCAGLIGWRALRLAGQAPVIGLYGFGAAAHILAQIAVWQGRRVHAFTRDGDLQGQAFARSLGCVWAGGSSEAPPEELDAALIFAPVGELVPLALKAVRKGGRVVCAGIHMSDIPSFPYADLWGERHILSVANLTREDGTSFFEAAQRADLRIATQTFPLDQAAGALAALRAGTVRGGGRSPAEWRVIQGKSELSL